A stretch of DNA from Leucobacter luti:
GGCTCAATGCGCGCAACCTCTCGCGCTTCCGGTCCGATCTCGCGCTCGCGCTCGCCGAGCAGGAAAGCCTCGATCGGAGGGAGCTCGTGGGCCTCCTGGATGATGGAGTCGCGGTGGGAGAGTTTGCGTGCTCAGACACGCTGGGAGCGTGTGTCAGGATCTTCACTGCCATTGATGGGCGGGGTGCATACGTGAACAATCTGGGGGAGTTTCACCACCCGGCCTATGTGCACTTCGTCACGGATGTGGCTGCATGGGCGGTTGGCGTGCCGGTTGAGGAACTGCGTGCCCGCGTGGCAGCTGTTGAGGTCGAGGGGCGGGATCGTGGAGCAGCCTCCGCCCTGGGCGGGGCCGTGTGACCCGCCGCTCTTTGTGGGCTGTGTGTCTCCCGCCCCGACGTGCGCAGACTCCGGGATAGTGGGTAATTTTGGACTATGATTAATTTGTGCAGAAAAAGCTTGGCGCTGGCGCCGCAATACTCGCCCTGATCGTCGGAGGCATCGTGTTCGCTGCGCCTGCTCAAGCGATCACGTTCTCCGACCCCAAATCGATAGTGCTCGGCTGCGCGGGGGCGCGTTATACCTACGGAGCCTCGCAGGTCGATCGCGACAATACCGGACAAGGGGCGGAGCAATACCAGACCCGAGTCACTGACGGAGATGGAAACATCTTGTTCGGGGCAGATATTCGGCTCCCGCTCGGAGGGGTTCAATCTGGGACGAGTGGTTCGCTCGCCTATACCCAAGCACCAACGCGAAACCCGATTACGTTTTCGATTACCACCCTCGCGGGAAACGGTCTGCCCGAGCACATCAACTGGACTGCCTCAGGCAACTGCTCGACCCTCCCATCTCAGCATGCTCCTGTCGTGGTTGACCCCAGCCTGATCGGGGTGTTCGGAGCTGCGGTGCACGGATCCTTCGCGGACTACGCGAGTGATGCTGATGGGGAAGAGCTGAGCTATGCAATTCTGACCCCCTCGACACATGGCACGCTCACGCTCGATGATGACGGCGTGTACTCCTACCGCGCGACCAGCCCCGGGATCGATACCTGGGTGGTCAGCGTCTCAGATGGCACCGGCAACGTGACTCCCATGACCGTGACGTTCACGAACCTGTACAGCCCGACGCTCGGGCTCACGGTGTCGCCAACTCCAGCGTCCTTCGGTGATACCGTCACGATCGCCGCCCAGCTCTCGGTGTTCGACGGACGGAGCCCGAGTGGGATGATTGAGTTCCTCACCGGGGGAAACACCCTCGGCACCGTTGCGCTTGAGCCGGATGACGCTGGGCGCGCAGAGCTCCAGCTGCCTGACCTGCCAGCTGGGTCCTACGAACTCACTGCCCGCTACGCAGGTGACGGTGCGTATCGGGACGCGAGCTCTCCTGCCGTAACGGCATCTATCGAGCGAGCAGGGACGAGCACCTCGCTTGCGCCCGCCGCCGCGACGGTCGGCGTTGGCGATCCGGCGGTGTTCACGGCGACGGTGGCGGGGGGAGCGCCAAGCGGCAACGTCGAGTTCTTCGCGGGGGGAGAGTCGCTTGGCGTGGTGGAGCTGAACGGAGCAGTTGCGAAGCTGGAGACGACCGCCCTGCCGGCGGGCAAGCACGTGATCTCAGCGGCGTACACGGGAGATGTGAACCACATGGCTTCCCCCCGCTCTTTGGGAGCGACGCTCACTGTCGTCGCCGGCGGGGTGGCACCGAAGCCCGAGCCCGAGCCCAAGCCCGAGCCCAAGCCCGAGCCGGGCAACCCCGAGCGGCCCGAACCGAAGCCAGCTGCAGCCCCGAAGATAGCAGTGCAGCCGACCCTCCCTGCGGCGGGGCGGCTCGCAGCGACCGGAGCAGCTGACGTGACGATCCCGCTCGCAACTGCGGTGCTGCTGGCGGGTGCAGGATCGCTTGTGCTCGCCCGTCGGAGGCGGGCGAGACCTGAGGTCT
This window harbors:
- a CDS encoding TetR/AcrR family transcriptional regulator translates to MVSSARTRKDPTERRQEILRQAASIALERGLECVTLRAVAEPLGVRASLVHHYFSSAEALVVAAFELAISGEREVLFSAKGTPTDRLATLIRRVQDGAGDELARFWLNARNLSRFRSDLALALAEQESLDRRELVGLLDDGVAVGEFACSDTLGACVRIFTAIDGRGAYVNNLGEFHHPAYVHFVTDVAAWAVGVPVEELRARVAAVEVEGRDRGAASALGGAV